caacaagagaggtcgcgacagtgagaggcccgtgtaccgcgatgaagcgtggcccccgcttgccgcaactagagaaagccctcgcacagaaatgaagacccaacacagcccaaaataaataagtaaataaattaattaattaaaaaaaaatcagagagaacATTTCCTGGCTGTGGTCAGAGGAAGTCCTGGCtactgaatgaattaaaaaaaaaaaaaaacacacaagaaaaGCATCCTATTACAGTTTTATATACCTTAAGATGTGTTCTAGACTAGCATAAGCATTTGATGATAGGACAGTGGgtcaataaatgaaatattatgtacagaatacaaataaaagtttattgtACAAAATTAAGGCCTTCACAGTTCATAGTTCACTAAGGCTAAACAAAGACTAGGTAATGTTTTAAATCCTTTACAAAAATTTCACATACACTTTCCCCTACCCCCAACTATTAAAGTGGCCTAACCAAATGTTATCAAAACGAAAACTATACATAACACCAAGTCCTTTAAAGGCAGCTATCCCAAATCTTATTTCTTGGCATAGGTGATCTTCATGGCATGGGATGGTGTGATCTTAAATCCCTGTAAAGCATCCCTGGCAGCTCCAGCCTGTCCATCATTTTCAAATTCAACAAAAGCAATGTCATGCCTCCCAGGTACCAAACGTACTTCCTTGAAACCAGGGAACCTAtaaagaattaaaacaatttttatatatgtaaacaatttatatacatgtaaatatagaGATGATATCAAATATGCAAATGTCTGTGTTTAAATTTGGTAAGCAACTTCCTGATATGAGTCCAGGAAAAGTATCACATCCCAGCAAGAATCCTGAGTGGGATGAAAGAGCCTAAATTATAATTAATACCATGAAAAGAACTGCAGGAATCATGTAAGCTAATTCTGTTTCTGTCATTTCATCAAAGCTTTGTTTCCTGTTTTACTCATCAACTAGAATTAATAATTCAAACATTACAGGTAATCTagctttttatttgctaaatctgcaGACTGGCTTCAATTCATGATTAATCCTGGAGCAACTCAATGAAGCTGTAAGGAATTACTGTGTGATATACAAACGGATTCAACCCAGGGAAGTGCTATCTGTCCTGTCAGGAGACTCTCAGAACACAGACTTGTTTATGAAAACACTTACTGATTAAACAGCATGGATAACATCATCTCATTAGTCTCTTCTGGTAAATtattaaggaataaaatataGTTTGGAGGGTAATCAGGgacctattaaaaagaaaaggcaaagttaGTTTGTAAATATAAAAAGTACAGTAAACCATTTGGCTCTTACATTAAAATCTAAACTTCAGAAAACTACATTCCACCGTTTAAGGCTTGTGAAATCTTACTACATCAAACACTAAAGCTGAGAAACAGTGACACCAGAGAAATAAGCAAAAACCTAACAGTAACCAAACAAGGTAGACATTCAAgtcacttaataaatatctgGAAGATTATAAATCTTATTAACAGTTTTTAAGTATTTAACTAACggtatttaaaacaatatttaagtTTTAAGCATCTGGAGGTCAGCTGGAACGGGAGGATTCTGTCGTCTGGATTATATAACCGATCCTAACCAGAGAAGGCATCGGTGTCACCCATCCTCAGCTGCTTAACCCTCAGATATTCAATCCTCTGTGCTATCGCTTACTACCTCCCAGTGTGTGAGAAAATCTGGAAATAGAAAGATTTCCACTTAGAACCACTGCTTGGCAATTTTTAAcgtttttttcttctgagaaaatgAGATATACATGGCATCTAGTTACATACAAGTAAGTGCATACAGACACTGTTAAGGGGAACTATAGGGAAAGGTCTTTATATGTAAGAGCCTCTGTCTTCAGGCTAATTTCGtggaagaaaaaagatgaaatgtaAAGAACAACTTAGGGCTTAGAGAATTAAGTGCTGGCATTTGTGAACTGGACTATAATTGCTGAAAGACTTCAAAAGAGTAGACAAtgcaagaaaatgcaaataacttAAAATCAGAGGAGGAAAACCTCAGTGGTGCAAGGAATTCCCTGGATATAAGGACCCTGTCAGACCCTAGGACCCAAGGGATTAATCGGGAAACCATTAGTACATAACTCAGGCTTTCTTTTTGAGGCCTTTATTGGGAAGCTTAGGTAAAGAGTTTCTAAAACTCTTTGGTAAAGAGTTTCCCGATAAGTCTATATCAGGAGACTTAAATATGTATGTGCTGAGGAAATAAGAGCAAAGGCAACTAACTGTAAAACAACTTTGCTCTATGAGAAAAGATGGGTTAGTGCTTCAGCTAATGGGAATGGATACCAAGCCACAAGCCTGGAAAGCTCTGGGCCATGTACTGTGCGGTAAACAACCATTTTGCTCCTTGACCTCATAGAGCTTAGAATCTATCGTTTTGATTCTGTCATTGACTCACCATGGGAAGCAAGGAATAAAGTcaggttttgttttctccctcttaaagaaaattaaaacgtTTTGATGAATGAGTTTCCACATTATTGTggcttatacatggaatcattTTGTTTTTGGAGACATGCACGTTGTTGTAATTATTGTTATTgtcttgtaattttattttaaagtaagtatcacatggaaaaaaatattacctgAGGATTTGGTGCTGCATTTCCTTGGGTATTAGCTGAATTTGGTGTTCCCTAAcccaaagaaatagagaaagagttAACATTTCCAACCCCTCTAAAAAAGCAGCaggtatttacattttaaattacttcataaaaataagattaacaaacagatttttaaatctatttacttTCACTGAGATTTTACATCTTAAAACTCTGACTCCAACATTTATGTATTTAACTTGTCAAATGTTTTTGAAAGGTCTATATCATAAAGTTCAACCTCTAAGCTTTAAAATTatggagaaatataaatataaggaccagtctttccctttttttaaaaactagaaaaaagtcAAGCATTATACTTAGTACAACTGATTTCTAATCACTTTCAATCCCAAAGTAACTACTTTTTGGATGATAATTTCATCTTTATCTGGTACTTTAAATTAGATTTTGAATTCCTGAACTGTTCAAAGAAAGCAGCTTTCAGTGGCATACTCATGATTAAAGATAACATCTACAGTATTATTTATACACAGAACTTGAAAAATAAGCCAATAGAAATTAACAAATTTTAGAGAATGATGGAACTAAATgtcatgcaaattaaaaaaaaactgttcaatATAAATCTGCATATGTAAAGGTTTATATTTTAATCTGTTGCTTAAACACAAATATTGGAATTTTAGAATTCAACCATTCCAGCTTCTTAAAAATCtacctttaaacacacacatgtgtacatgCGTGCCTCAAAGATCACCCCTCAAATGGAAGACAGACATCTCTATCAAATTTttaacaccaaaaaacaaaaatgaacttttGCCCATCTTACCTGACCAGGTTTTTTGTTCATGGTTGTTGCAGTCTGTTCCACagttttggcttttttcttttcttttttcttttctttgtcagcAAAAGTGCCACGCATTTTAGATATTATATCAGAATCTGTTTTTGCATACTGGATTcgctgttttaattatttgaaaacaagTTACTTTTCATCATGCTGACGGCTGTTTCTACACTTGTcattaatatttcaaatttcattATGCAAATACGAGCTAATTTTAAACACATACTTAAGGAAATCTATCAAATATACTGAGcaccaaatgaaaataaactgtGACCCATGATTCACAACTGGGACAAAGTTAGATTCAACTGtgtttattataagaaaaaaccATAGATTTTCATATGAGAAAAACAGGACTGAAATATCTGCACCACTGCCCCTCTCCatttaaaagaacagagaaaactgCATTGGAAAGCTGTCTATCCCTTACAGGGACACACAGAGGGTCCATATATGCATGGAATTTGTTACTTCCAAAGTTAAAGTACCAAAGATTGAGAATGACTTTCCCTTGAATCTggtctattatttttaaatgaaatgactaACAGTGGCAtccacttaaatttaaaaagctttgaaaggaaacaaaaagatggCATCACAGCTAGTGCAACCAGGTCACTTGCATGAGTAATACGCCAGAGCCAGCAGGCACAGCACACACGACTGAAGCATTGAGAAACACTGGTCTAGGACAGCATTTCATGAACTTTAATGTGCATCCGATTACCTGGAGAGCTTGTAAGAGTGCAGATCCTGATGCAGGGGGTCTGgtgaggcctgagattctgcacttcTAACAAGCACAAAGGGGATGGTGGGGCCCACACTTTGAGCAGTATGGCCCTGGCCTAAAGCATTACTGCATAGTTGAATGTTCGGGGGAACCGAGGGGGGCAGCAGGCCTCCCACAATACCTCAGTCCCTGAGGCTTCCTCTGGCTGCTGGACCATGGCAGCTCCAAGTGGACTTACCCTGCGAGCAACTCTGCTAGTCTTGCATGTCATCATCTAACCAAAAGAAATAGTTTGGGACCAACTCTGACTTGCTCCCAGGGATTCCCGCCCAACTCGCTTCTTCCTGACCTGAACAGATCTTGGGTGATCCTGTATTTGTCCCTATGACCTGTGAAAATTTCTGACCTCAGCCCTCGCTCTTAGCTGGCTGGTCTAGAGCGGCATTTCTCAACCAGAGGCGAATCTGCCCACGAGGAGACAGCTGGCACTGCTGACTGGAGACACTGTGTGTCGTCATGCTAagagggcagaggccagagatgctgctaaacactcTTCCATGAACAATACAGCCCCAACAATAAAAAAGTATTCAGTTCAAAATGGCAAAAGTGCCAGTGCTGAAAACCCTGGTCTAGACTAAATACTGGTCAGGGATAAAAGTCCACCCACAGCTTAGAGAAGGTGCAAGATTTACATTTATACCAAAGGTTTCATGACAGAAGTCCTTAGGAAGATGGTTCTACTTTACTGAGGTATTTTTGGAATTAAATAACCAAATGCCCTTGAATCACAGAGAATAATTTTGTTCTGAGTTCCAAGTTATAgaaaattttgttcatttctgatCTGGTGTGTTGGCAACTGAAACCACCTAAGTAAGTATAATCAAGACAGCTCAAGgaacattcttttcttccttccaggATGCAGGAGATTTGGCAGTATCTACTACTTTCCTGAAGGCAGAGAACAGACGTCCTAAAATACCTTCAATATGAGATCAGTTTAACGGGCTTTCTCCattgattttaaataattagCTGGCAAGGTGAAGCCGGTGCCAAACGCAGCAAACGATTTCCAGCCTTCCTGCATCTCAGTCACAGGCACATGCAAACTTGTCATCCCAACTTAGCAAACAGCCCTAACACCCTCTACGAGAAGAAACTGTTCCTTCATACTAATGTAACTGTACATTTAAACTAAAACCCAGTCTTATGCTACTGCCAACTGAGATCTCACTTATGCTAGTTCTTTACACTACTGAGAAAGATAAACTGGTCTCAGGAAATGCCAATTTACTGAAAATTGGAGTATGCAGGTACTATCCCCCAGTTTTCTGCAATAGGACTTTCTACATATACGGTGCCCAGTCAGGTGGGAAATGATGGGAAAAGGAGAGCTGGACGGAGGACGGGAAGAAAATGTGCTCCAGTAACAGACAAACAGCGCTCAGTCCTGAATTAAACAGCGTGGTACCAAAGTCCTCAGACTACTGACCACAGCCAACACTGCCTGGTGTTGTACGTTAGGTCTTCTTGAGACACAGCACACTCATCGATCTGCACACCTTCTGTGGCTGCTTCTCTGGCCCTAAAGGCAAAGTTAAGTAGCTGCAAAAGAGATTATCTGGCTcataaagtctaaaatatttactatctggcccttttaCAGATAGGGTGCTGAATCCtagtttagggggaaaaaaatcacaatattgTGTGTCCAGGAGATTAGCTTTCAAGTCCTGATGATGCCACTGGTTACAGTAACAGAAGCTTTCTGTGCCtgattcttcatttgtaaaaaaaaaaaaaaaaaaaaagatcagatgaGAGGTCTGCACTACAGATtatggccaaatccagcccatggCCTGATTTTGTATGGCTTATTAGTTaagtacttttttctttccttttcttttttttttaacacaatttttaaaggattgtttaaaaaaaccacacccacacccacacacaagaATATGCAACAGAAACCGtatgtggcccacaaagcctaaaatatttattatctggtccTTTATAGAGTTTTTGCTCGCTTCTGAATTAAACCAAAGAATATCCAGTttgcttattattattgttttttttttaacaggtgaAAGTGAACATGAGCACAGAGCCAGTTAATGGCAGAACCAGAATGAGAACATGGGTCCTTGAAACTCTGGGCCTCGGCTCTTTCCCCAACATCCCTTCCCATCACATTCCAGTTCAGGAAGAAAAGCACTGAAATCCACACCCAAGGTACTACGTACCTAttcacacacctagagccccttGCTATATACACTGTCTCCACCCTGATCCAATCCTCTACCATCTCTGACTTAATACCAATGCCTCCTGAGTTCCCTACTTCCATTCTGCCCTTCCCACAATCCAATCTTCATCCAGCAGCTAAATGTGAAATCTCATGTCACTCCTGAGTTTAAAACTTTCCACGTGTGACTATTTAATTTCCATTCATTGTTATTCATTAATAAAACCTATGACTTTACATCTATGAACTGTCCTCAGATCAGTGCTTTGACTGCATAGCTTCTGACACGCAGTATTTCACTCTGGTACTTTCTGAAACTTCAGACTGGATTCCCTCTTTGACCCacgatttttgttttgtgttggttTACAAGTTTACAGAGGTTTCTTCTTAATCTTATGAGtaattattaatttctagttcttTTGAGATGAGAATATTGCCTATACtgcctttgtttttgaaatattctaCATCtcaatgtattttgtttttgcctATTTGAACTATCATAAATCAAGAAGTGAATTATAAGCTCTACTACTgtgtttctataaaaataaatacataaataaaataaaccgaAACCCACTCTTCACTGAAGGCAAAAAGCAACAGCCATATTTTCAAGGGTATATTTATACATCTATCATACCATTAACAGCGATTAATGCCAAAATAAGAATGATTTACCATCGGTTTGCCATAAAATGGAAATCCTTGTAACTGTCTCAAGGCATTTGTGGATGAGCCCAGTTCCTTAAAGATAACAAAAGCTTGCCCCCTCATCTTCATGGTCTTTAGAGCCACAATATCTACGACGTGGCCAAACTGAGAAAACAGGGCATACAGGGATCTCTTCAATTCTGCACAAAATTAGAGGGGAAACCAGTTATTTGTGAATGAAACTACGACAAAATTCTTCATAAAATGACACGGCACTGAGTGCCCCCCCCATTTATTTATACAAagttacatattttaataaaaacatcatACTATTCCCATTAGCAGTctaattttaagtttttgaaaCCATTTAACTATGAGTGAAAACAGATTCAACACATTTTCAGCCGCTacctatttttatctttaaaaagccTTAAAATCCTTACACAATAAGGGATAAAACATTATTTCAGGCACTGAGAAAGATGACTAGATGAGAATTTTTGAAGCTGTATAATTTTTAAGATGGTTGTAAGCAAACacacttcagtttttttaaaaaaagcacctaccttcttttttaattttgtcattcaTATTGTTGATATAAATTGTGTGATTTGGTCTGATATCCATGTTGTGGGTTAAACTGTTCAAACAGTCTAAAGAGACAGTAAATATTCCGTTATTAAACAGGGAGGATTCATTCATATGATAGTATGGCATTAAGGACACAGCACAAGGGTACTAACTTTTCAATTCTTTCAACCCCCAATGTCAGAAAATATCAGTTTGGCAGTAGTCTTTAAAAATCTCTCGAAGACTTCCTAGCCCTCTTTTTTAAACAGAAGGAGAACAGTTCTCAGGCTGAAAACTTGGTGGGGCACTATTATCTAGTCAGATTTTAATAACATTCTTTTAttccatacatttatttatttttatacttatctTTCACTTATGACAAGTGATACTGTTCTCCCATCTActtaataacttttcttttttaacaaaatttaaaaactgagatttgaagaaaaatgaaaaaagaaactagCAAATGTATATCCAGTAAAAGTCATAAAGATAGAACAttaatggacttccctggtggcgcagtggttaagaatccgcctgccaatgaaggggacacgggtttgagccctggtccgggaagatcccacatgtcgcggagcaactaaatccttgcgccacaactactgagcctgcgctctagagaccgctagccacaactactgagcccacgtgccacagctactgaagcccgcgtgccaagagccagggctccgcaacaagagaagccaccaaaatgaaaagcccactcaccacaacaaagagcagtccccgctcgccacaactagagaaagcctgcgtgcagcaaataagatgcaacgcagccaaaaataaataaataagtacatttatttttttaaaaaaaaagaacattaatgaAGTTTGCCAAGAACTCTTTCATGGGTTCTCTTACAAAGCCCTTTCATACTATTACTTAATTTATCACCAACAGCCCTCACTCCAAAGTCACCTCTAATGGACTTGAGAGACTGGAGCGGTACCGCCTGATGGTTAAGAGCTCAGATTCTAGAGCCAGCCGGATCTGAATTCAAATCTGTCTATGCTTCTTACTAGTTGCTTGACTGAGGGCAAGTTCTAATCTCCCAGGTCCAAATCTGTAACACGGGGATGGTAACAGAATCTACCCAGTAGAGCTAGAAAGcctaaatgaaataaagttctAGCAGCTCTGGAATCAGAAGTAAGCACTTCGAGCAGCTGTTACTAATGTCTTTTACAGGTTAATGCAAGTCCTTGCTCAGTTACATAGCTGATAAGCAGGAGGCCTAAGAATTCAGCCCGTGTTTTCTGTCTCTTGCACTTTTCTTTCACACCCACCACACTATTTCATTTTTCCCCACTGTTTTAGTTGCAAACTGTGGCCTTGCTTTATTTCCTTGGTGCCCCGCATATTTCTTCGTTCCATGAACATTTACACCCACAGTATGTGCACAGCATAGGATGACTGACAAGGAAAGAGCCCACAGACAAGGACTGTATTTGTGCGGGTAACAGGGGAAAGGTAACGCTTCTCAGAGGCTTGCGACGCCCTAAACTGAAACCTGGGAGACTGGGGTCGCGAACGACGACGAGAGGAAAGTGACAAGTATCAAACTTAAGGCAGAAAGATCAGAGGGGAAGTTCTCGCTTTATCTCACGCGAGGTTCGATGGTGGCCTGGGCTGCTGGGGTACCGGGAGTCGCCTCCCGGATCGAAAAGGGAGCCTCTGGCAAGCACTTGAAGGCTCAGAGCGAGCTGTAAACGACTCGCACCAGCGAAAGAACACCAGTTATCCATAACTTCATATGCGCGAGGATCCCCGCCTCTCCAGACCCAGGCACATTCGCCCACGGCCCCGGCCCGAAGCCCCAGGAAGCGGCCACACGATCCCCGGCTCCGACCCGTCCCGCCAGAGACAAGGTTCCTAAGTCCAGGGGCCTAGCCAGACCCGAGCGTCAGTTTCCATGCCTCCCTCGCTTCCTCGCCGACCCTCCGCGAATACGTTCCGGCCCCGGCGCCgcgccctgcccacccccagctcccgcAGGAGAGCGTATGACCGAATGGCAACCCGCAGCCGGGAAAGCggagaaaatt
This portion of the Pseudorca crassidens isolate mPseCra1 chromosome 15, mPseCra1.hap1, whole genome shotgun sequence genome encodes:
- the SNRPB2 gene encoding U2 small nuclear ribonucleoprotein B'': MDIRPNHTIYINNMNDKIKKEELKRSLYALFSQFGHVVDIVALKTMKMRGQAFVIFKELGSSTNALRQLQGFPFYGKPMRIQYAKTDSDIISKMRGTFADKEKKKEKKKAKTVEQTATTMNKKPGQGTPNSANTQGNAAPNPQVPDYPPNYILFLNNLPEETNEMMLSMLFNQFPGFKEVRLVPGRHDIAFVEFENDGQAGAARDALQGFKITPSHAMKITYAKK